In a single window of the Amycolatopsis sp. cg5 genome:
- a CDS encoding 50S ribosomal protein L25/general stress protein Ctc, whose amino-acid sequence MSEVRLTVEPRTEFGKGAARRTRRAGKIPAVLYGHGSDPRHLSLPGLEFARVVREHGQNAVITLEVENSTELALTKTVVIHPLRNYIEHVDLLVVKRGEKISVDVPVVVTGTPAASTLVNQDVDTITVEVEALHIPDQIEVSIEGAEAGTQILASQVTLPAGATLVTDGEHLIVAVNEAPTEASLEGGDDADAAAAEEPAAE is encoded by the coding sequence GTGTCCGAGGTACGTCTGACCGTCGAGCCGCGCACCGAATTCGGTAAGGGCGCCGCGCGCCGTACCCGCCGCGCTGGCAAAATCCCCGCAGTCCTCTACGGCCACGGCTCGGACCCGCGCCACCTGTCGCTGCCGGGCTTGGAGTTCGCCCGCGTCGTCCGTGAGCACGGCCAGAACGCCGTCATCACCCTCGAGGTCGAGAACTCGACCGAGCTGGCGCTGACCAAGACCGTCGTGATCCACCCGCTGCGCAACTACATCGAGCACGTCGACCTGCTGGTCGTCAAGCGCGGCGAGAAGATCTCCGTGGACGTCCCGGTCGTCGTGACCGGCACCCCCGCCGCCTCCACCCTGGTCAACCAGGACGTCGACACCATCACCGTCGAGGTCGAGGCGCTGCACATCCCCGACCAGATCGAGGTCTCGATCGAGGGCGCCGAAGCCGGCACCCAGATCCTCGCCTCCCAGGTGACGCTGCCCGCCGGCGCGACGCTGGTGACCGACGGCGAGCACCTGATCGTCGCCGTCAACGAGGCACCGACCGAGGCTTCGCTCGAGGGTGGCGACGACGCCGACGCGGCGGCCGCCGAAGAGCCCGCCGCCGAGTAA